A genomic region of Mycobacterium senriense contains the following coding sequences:
- a CDS encoding ABC transporter permease: MTAQANIDGAHGFSGHEVADFTSRRTLVLRRFARNRFAVASLALLVLLFVGCYVLPAVLPYSYEDLDFTALLQPPNARHWLGTNALGQDLLAQILRGMQKSMLIGVCVAVISTGIAATVGSIAGYFGGWRDRALMWVVDLLLVVPSFILIAIVTPRIKSSANVVMLVLLLAGFGWMVSSRMVRGMTMSLREREFIRAARYMGVSSRRIIVGHVVPNVASILIIDAALNVASAILAETGLSFLGFGIQPPDVSLGTLIANGTQSATTFPWVFLFPAGVLVLILVCANLTGDGLRDALDPGSAGLSGGSR; the protein is encoded by the coding sequence ATGACGGCCCAGGCGAACATCGATGGCGCCCATGGTTTTTCGGGGCACGAGGTCGCGGACTTCACCTCGCGGCGCACCCTGGTGCTTCGGCGGTTCGCCCGCAACAGGTTCGCGGTGGCGTCGCTGGCATTGCTGGTGCTGTTGTTCGTCGGCTGCTACGTGCTGCCCGCCGTGCTGCCGTATTCCTACGAGGACCTGGATTTCACCGCGCTGCTGCAGCCGCCGAACGCGCGCCACTGGCTGGGCACCAACGCGCTGGGTCAAGATCTGCTGGCGCAGATTTTGCGCGGGATGCAGAAGTCGATGCTGATCGGCGTCTGCGTCGCGGTCATCTCCACCGGCATCGCGGCCACCGTCGGGTCGATCGCGGGCTATTTCGGTGGCTGGCGCGACCGTGCGCTGATGTGGGTGGTCGACCTGTTGTTGGTGGTACCCAGCTTCATCCTCATCGCCATCGTGACACCGCGCATCAAGAGCTCGGCCAATGTCGTGATGCTGGTCCTACTGCTGGCCGGGTTCGGCTGGATGGTCAGCTCGCGCATGGTCCGCGGCATGACCATGAGTCTGCGGGAACGCGAATTCATCCGTGCCGCACGGTATATGGGGGTTTCCAGCCGCCGCATCATCGTCGGCCACGTGGTGCCCAACGTGGCATCCATCTTGATCATCGACGCCGCGCTCAACGTCGCGTCGGCCATCCTGGCCGAAACCGGCCTGAGCTTCCTGGGTTTCGGCATCCAGCCACCCGACGTGTCACTGGGCACGTTGATCGCCAACGGCACCCAATCCGCGACCACCTTTCCCTGGGTGTTCCTGTTTCCCGCGGGAGTGCTGGTGCTGATCCTGGTGTGCGCCAACCTCACCGGTGACGGCCTGCGCGATGCGCTCGACCCCGGCAGCGCGGGCCTGAGCGGGGGGAGCCGATGA